A single window of Vibrio alfacsensis DNA harbors:
- the gltB gene encoding glutamate synthase large subunit: MALYDPSLEKDNCGFGLIAHMEGEQSHKLVRTAISALDRMTHRGGIAADGKTGDGCGLLLQKPDSYLRLIAEENGYNLGKQYAIGMIFFSQDPVKAQISKDIINKELAQETLTVAGWREVPTNSEVLGPIAADSLPNIQQVFISAPAGWRERDIERRLYIARRRIEKQITEDPDFYICSLSTQVLVYKGLCMPADLPRFYLDLADLRMESAICLFHQRFSTNTQPRWPLAQPFRYLAHNGEINTIEGNRQWARARAYKFSSPLLPDLQTAAPFVNETGSDSSSLDNMLDLFLSGGMDIFRAMRMLVPPAWQNHPDMDPDLRAFYDFNSKHMEPWDGPAGIVLSDGRYAACNLDRNGLRPARYVITKDKFITLASEVGIWDYAPDEVAEKGRVGPGELLVVDTRKGKLWQSSEIDNDLKSRHPYREWMENNVRKLTPFSQLPEDQVGERSFDEDLLKTYQKQFAMSNEEVDQVLRVLGDMGQEAVGSMGDDTPMAVLSSKERLITDYFRQKFAQVTNPPIDPLREKHVMSLATSIGQEMNVFCETDGHAYRVTFDSPVLLYSDMQQLLELGDDHYRNTILDINYDPQQKDLKQAIDDLCDQAEQVVREGTVLVVLSDRALVKGKLPIPAAMAVGAVQTRLIDANLRCDANIVVETATARDPHQFAVLLGFGATAVYPYLAYEALGKLIDDKALEKDYRDVMQNYQHGINKGLYKIMSKMGISTIASYRCSQLFEAVGLSQKLVDLCFKGVTTRIEGASFEDFQQDLYNLSRKAWAKRKAIEHGGLLKYVHNGEYHAYNPDVVSTLQTAVKSGESSDYHSFAKQVNQRPISMLRDLMALKKSGSPLPLEQIEPNTELFKRFDSAAMSIGALSPEAHEALAMAMNRLGGHSNSGEGGEDPRRFGTERNSRIKQIASGRFGVTPHYLTNADVLQIKVAQGAKPGEGGQLPGHKVTAEIAKLRYSVQGVTLISPPPHHDIYSIEDLAQLIFDLKQVNPNALVSVKLVSEPGVGTIATGVAKAYADLITISGYDGGTAASPLTSVKYAGSPWELGLAETQQALVANGLRHKIRLQVDGGLKTGLDVVKAAILGAESFGFGTAPMVAMGCKFLRICHLNNCATGVATQDETLRKEYFKGLPEMVMNYFIGLADEVRGLLAELGVEKLTDLIGRTDLLETVDGLTAKQTKLDLSNILEAPVSPEGLPLYWTQPNKPFDKAELNNKIIEDALQAVEKRQSASFFYNVINTDRSVGARLSGEIAQRHGNQGMAATPIKLYLDGTAGQSFGVWNAGGVELYLTGDANDYVGKGMAGGKVVIKPHQGTTFKCNEATIIGNTCLYGATGGKLFAAGKAGERFGVRNSGTIAVIEGAGDNACEYMTGGIVAILGATGVNFGAGMTGGFAYVLDENQDFQGRVNNESVEAISLSDLYIHQEHLRGLIAEHLEETGSSHAEDILANFDEWIPKFYLVKPQAADLRTLLGHQSRSAAELRVQAQ, translated from the coding sequence ATGGCTCTTTATGATCCAAGTCTTGAGAAAGACAACTGTGGATTTGGCTTAATCGCACACATGGAAGGTGAGCAAAGTCACAAGCTGGTTCGTACAGCAATTTCTGCACTTGACCGCATGACCCACCGCGGAGGTATCGCCGCCGATGGGAAAACAGGTGATGGCTGCGGACTTCTTCTACAAAAGCCCGATTCTTATTTGCGTCTTATTGCCGAAGAAAACGGCTACAATCTTGGTAAACAATACGCCATAGGGATGATCTTCTTTAGCCAAGACCCTGTAAAAGCACAGATTTCTAAAGACATTATTAATAAAGAGCTCGCCCAAGAGACCTTAACCGTCGCAGGCTGGCGCGAGGTCCCAACCAATTCTGAAGTCCTCGGTCCTATCGCCGCCGATTCACTTCCCAATATTCAGCAAGTCTTTATTTCTGCACCAGCAGGTTGGCGCGAGCGTGACATTGAACGTCGACTTTACATTGCTCGCCGTCGCATCGAGAAACAAATCACAGAAGATCCTGATTTCTACATTTGTAGCCTATCGACACAAGTATTGGTCTACAAAGGTCTGTGCATGCCTGCAGACTTACCGCGCTTCTATCTTGATCTTGCGGATCTACGCATGGAGTCTGCTATCTGCCTGTTCCATCAGCGCTTTTCAACCAACACTCAACCTCGTTGGCCTCTGGCTCAACCGTTCCGCTACCTCGCTCATAATGGTGAGATCAACACCATTGAAGGTAACCGCCAATGGGCGCGAGCTCGTGCTTACAAGTTTTCATCGCCACTGTTGCCAGATCTTCAAACTGCTGCGCCGTTTGTTAACGAGACGGGTTCAGACTCTTCAAGCCTAGATAACATGTTGGATCTGTTCCTCTCTGGCGGGATGGATATTTTCCGAGCTATGCGCATGCTTGTGCCACCAGCATGGCAAAATCATCCAGACATGGATCCGGATCTACGTGCGTTCTATGACTTCAACTCCAAGCACATGGAACCATGGGATGGCCCGGCTGGCATCGTACTATCCGATGGCCGTTACGCTGCATGTAACTTAGATCGTAACGGGCTGCGCCCTGCACGCTATGTGATCACTAAAGATAAATTCATTACCTTAGCTTCTGAGGTTGGCATTTGGGATTATGCGCCCGATGAAGTAGCCGAAAAAGGCCGAGTGGGCCCAGGCGAACTGTTGGTTGTCGATACGCGCAAAGGCAAACTTTGGCAATCAAGTGAGATCGATAACGATCTGAAGTCTCGCCACCCTTATCGCGAATGGATGGAAAACAACGTTCGTAAACTCACGCCTTTTTCTCAGCTACCTGAAGATCAAGTGGGCGAACGCAGCTTTGACGAAGACTTGCTTAAGACTTACCAAAAGCAATTTGCCATGAGCAATGAAGAAGTCGATCAAGTACTGCGTGTCCTTGGCGATATGGGACAAGAAGCGGTCGGTTCTATGGGTGATGACACACCAATGGCCGTTCTATCTTCTAAAGAGCGTTTAATTACCGACTATTTTCGTCAGAAGTTCGCTCAGGTAACCAACCCGCCAATCGATCCTCTGCGTGAAAAACACGTGATGTCATTGGCGACCAGCATCGGTCAGGAGATGAATGTCTTCTGCGAAACCGATGGTCACGCCTACCGAGTGACTTTCGATTCACCGGTATTGCTTTACTCAGACATGCAGCAATTACTCGAACTTGGAGACGATCACTACCGTAATACCATTCTCGATATCAACTACGATCCACAGCAGAAAGATCTCAAACAAGCCATTGATGATTTGTGCGACCAAGCCGAACAAGTGGTGCGTGAGGGAACGGTTCTCGTGGTGTTATCGGATCGTGCTTTAGTCAAAGGCAAGCTACCAATCCCTGCTGCCATGGCAGTTGGCGCGGTTCAAACTCGTCTGATCGATGCAAACTTACGCTGTGATGCCAACATTGTTGTTGAGACCGCCACAGCACGTGACCCGCACCAATTTGCCGTCTTGCTTGGCTTTGGCGCCACTGCAGTTTATCCATACCTTGCTTATGAAGCATTAGGTAAGCTAATTGATGATAAAGCGCTAGAAAAAGACTATCGCGATGTGATGCAAAACTACCAACACGGCATCAACAAAGGTCTTTACAAGATCATGTCGAAAATGGGGATCTCGACCATCGCCTCTTACCGCTGTTCACAACTGTTTGAAGCGGTTGGCTTGAGCCAAAAACTGGTCGACTTGTGCTTTAAAGGCGTAACGACTCGAATTGAAGGGGCAAGCTTCGAAGACTTCCAACAAGATTTATACAACCTTTCTCGTAAAGCATGGGCAAAACGCAAAGCCATTGAGCATGGTGGCTTATTGAAATACGTCCACAATGGTGAATACCACGCCTACAACCCTGACGTAGTAAGCACACTGCAAACCGCGGTGAAATCAGGTGAAAGTAGCGATTACCACAGTTTTGCTAAGCAGGTAAATCAGCGACCTATTTCCATGCTGCGTGACCTAATGGCACTGAAAAAATCAGGCTCCCCGCTACCTTTAGAGCAAATTGAGCCTAACACTGAACTCTTTAAACGCTTTGATTCTGCGGCGATGTCCATTGGCGCACTCAGCCCAGAAGCGCACGAAGCATTAGCGATGGCGATGAACCGTCTTGGCGGTCACTCAAACTCGGGCGAGGGTGGTGAAGATCCACGCCGCTTCGGTACAGAACGTAACTCTCGCATCAAGCAAATTGCATCGGGACGATTTGGCGTAACGCCTCATTACCTAACTAATGCGGATGTACTGCAAATAAAGGTGGCTCAGGGAGCAAAACCAGGCGAAGGTGGTCAGTTACCAGGACACAAAGTCACGGCAGAAATCGCTAAACTGCGTTATTCGGTACAAGGGGTCACTCTGATCTCCCCTCCTCCGCACCACGATATTTATTCGATTGAGGATTTAGCTCAGTTGATCTTCGACCTTAAACAAGTCAATCCAAATGCACTAGTTTCCGTGAAGCTAGTCTCTGAGCCTGGCGTCGGCACCATCGCAACGGGTGTAGCCAAAGCTTACGCTGATCTCATTACTATCTCTGGGTACGACGGCGGCACCGCAGCAAGTCCACTAACTTCAGTGAAATACGCCGGTAGCCCTTGGGAACTAGGACTGGCAGAGACACAACAAGCGCTGGTAGCGAATGGTTTGCGCCATAAGATCCGCCTGCAAGTAGATGGTGGTCTAAAAACCGGTCTAGACGTGGTGAAAGCGGCGATTCTCGGTGCGGAAAGCTTCGGGTTTGGTACGGCGCCAATGGTGGCAATGGGTTGTAAGTTCTTACGTATTTGTCACCTCAACAACTGTGCGACTGGGGTTGCGACTCAAGACGAGACGCTGCGTAAAGAGTACTTCAAAGGTCTGCCAGAAATGGTGATGAACTACTTCATTGGTCTGGCGGACGAAGTGCGCGGATTGCTTGCTGAACTTGGCGTTGAGAAACTGACGGACTTGATTGGTCGTACAGATTTGTTGGAAACCGTTGATGGCCTAACAGCGAAACAAACCAAGTTGGACCTGTCTAATATCCTTGAGGCTCCAGTCTCTCCAGAGGGGCTTCCTCTTTACTGGACGCAGCCAAACAAACCATTTGATAAAGCAGAACTAAACAACAAAATCATAGAAGATGCGTTGCAAGCGGTTGAGAAACGCCAATCTGCTAGCTTTTTCTACAACGTGATCAACACTGACCGTTCCGTAGGTGCCCGCCTATCGGGAGAAATTGCTCAGCGTCACGGTAACCAAGGCATGGCGGCAACGCCAATCAAGTTGTACCTAGATGGAACCGCAGGGCAATCCTTTGGCGTTTGGAACGCGGGTGGCGTAGAACTTTACCTCACAGGTGATGCGAACGACTACGTCGGTAAAGGCATGGCTGGTGGTAAAGTGGTTATCAAACCACACCAAGGCACGACATTTAAGTGTAATGAAGCGACCATCATTGGTAACACCTGTCTGTACGGGGCAACTGGCGGTAAGCTATTTGCGGCAGGTAAAGCCGGTGAGCGTTTCGGCGTACGAAACTCGGGCACAATTGCCGTCATTGAAGGCGCAGGCGATAACGCTTGTGAGTATATGACGGGGGGTATTGTTGCCATTCTTGGCGCGACAGGCGTGAACTTCGGCGCGGGTATGACCGGCGGCTTTGCTTACGTATTGGATGAGAACCAAGACTTCCAAGGTCGCGTTAACAACGAATCGGTTGAAGCGATTTCTTTGTCGGATCTCTACATCCACCAAGAACATTTACGCGGTCTGATTGCCGAACATCTTGAAGAAACCGGCTCTAGCCACGCAGAAGATATCTTAGCGAACTTTGATGAATGGATTCCAAAGTTCTACTTAGTGAAACCACAAGCAGCGGACTTACGCACGCTACTTGGTCACCAGAGTCGCAGTGCCGCAGAACTGCGCGTTCAAGCCCAGTAA
- a CDS encoding FAD-dependent oxidoreductase, giving the protein MSQNVYQFIDVQRVDPAKKPIKIRKIEFVEIYEPFTRQQATAQADRCLDCGNPYCEWKCPVHNYIPQWLKLANEGRILEAVELSHQTNSLPEVCGRVCPQDRLCEGSCTLNDDFGAVTIGNIEKYITDKAFEMGWKPDMSKVEWTDKKVAIIGAGPAGLAAADVLIRNGVKPVVFDRYPEIGGLLTFGIPSFKLEKGVMENRRRIFSEMGIEFRMNVEVGKDVQMQELLDEYDAIFLGVGTYKYMRAGLENETAPGVYDALPFLISNTYKVMDLPHDKPFIDMANQRVVVLGGGDTAMDCVRTSIRQGASNVVCAYRRDEANMPGSRREVKNAKEEGVKFMFNLQPLGIEVDARGHVSGVKVVKTALGEPDDAGRRRPEPVEGSEHVLPADVVIMAFGFQPHKMEWLTPFDVDLDQWGRIKAPAKQEFQFQTSNEKIFAGGDAVRGSDLVVTAIDEGRKAADGILDYLEV; this is encoded by the coding sequence ATGAGCCAGAACGTTTATCAATTTATCGATGTTCAACGCGTAGATCCTGCGAAGAAACCCATCAAAATTCGTAAGATCGAGTTCGTTGAAATCTATGAACCGTTTACCAGACAGCAAGCAACCGCACAAGCCGATCGCTGCTTGGATTGTGGTAACCCATATTGTGAATGGAAGTGCCCAGTCCACAACTATATCCCTCAATGGCTAAAACTGGCTAACGAGGGCCGTATTCTCGAGGCTGTAGAACTTTCACACCAAACCAACAGCTTGCCTGAGGTTTGCGGCCGAGTCTGTCCACAAGATCGCTTGTGTGAGGGTTCCTGCACTTTAAATGACGACTTTGGTGCAGTCACCATAGGCAACATTGAAAAGTACATTACCGACAAGGCTTTCGAGATGGGTTGGAAGCCTGATATGTCCAAAGTGGAATGGACCGACAAAAAGGTGGCCATTATTGGCGCGGGCCCAGCAGGACTTGCTGCGGCTGATGTATTAATACGTAATGGCGTAAAACCCGTAGTATTTGATCGCTATCCAGAAATTGGCGGCCTACTCACTTTCGGTATTCCATCATTCAAATTGGAGAAAGGTGTGATGGAAAACCGTCGCCGTATTTTCTCTGAAATGGGCATTGAATTTCGCATGAACGTGGAGGTGGGCAAAGATGTACAAATGCAAGAATTACTTGATGAGTACGATGCGATCTTCTTAGGTGTTGGCACCTATAAATATATGCGGGCTGGATTAGAAAACGAAACCGCACCCGGTGTTTACGATGCTCTGCCGTTCTTAATTTCGAATACTTACAAAGTCATGGACTTACCACACGATAAACCCTTTATCGATATGGCAAACCAACGCGTCGTTGTTCTTGGTGGTGGTGATACTGCGATGGACTGTGTTCGTACCTCTATCCGCCAAGGGGCGTCAAACGTTGTATGTGCTTACCGCCGTGATGAAGCCAACATGCCTGGTTCTCGTCGTGAAGTAAAAAATGCCAAAGAAGAAGGCGTGAAGTTCATGTTCAACTTGCAACCGCTCGGGATTGAAGTGGATGCTCGAGGTCACGTATCAGGTGTGAAAGTCGTAAAGACCGCGCTCGGTGAACCTGATGACGCGGGTCGTCGCCGTCCGGAGCCCGTCGAAGGCAGCGAGCACGTTCTACCGGCAGACGTCGTGATCATGGCGTTTGGTTTCCAACCACACAAAATGGAATGGTTAACACCGTTTGATGTCGATTTAGATCAATGGGGTCGTATCAAAGCCCCTGCGAAGCAAGAGTTCCAATTCCAGACCAGCAACGAAAAGATCTTCGCTGGCGGTGATGCGGTACGAGGCTCTGATCTGGTCGTCACTGCCATTGATGAGGGCCGAAAAGCGGCAGATGGCATTCTCGATTATCTCGAAGTTTAA
- a CDS encoding DUF1499 domain-containing protein, which translates to MKKAALLSITLLGLTACSQGITTMTDRSLSPCGDKPNCVSTQDSREEHNLTPFTLTESASIDAIEQVALDLPGAKTAVKEGHYLRIECTSKIMRFVDDLELKIEDNQLIVRSESRVGYSDFGVNRKRADQLRLLLTNADLIK; encoded by the coding sequence ATGAAAAAAGCCGCTCTCCTTTCTATCACTTTGCTCGGCTTAACTGCTTGCAGCCAAGGAATAACAACCATGACCGATCGCTCTCTATCACCTTGTGGTGACAAACCAAACTGCGTTTCAACACAAGACTCCCGTGAAGAACACAACCTTACGCCGTTCACTCTTACCGAATCAGCGAGCATCGATGCTATTGAGCAAGTGGCGCTTGATCTGCCAGGTGCTAAAACTGCGGTTAAAGAGGGTCATTACCTACGTATCGAGTGCACATCTAAAATCATGCGCTTTGTGGATGATTTAGAGCTCAAGATTGAAGACAACCAGTTAATTGTTCGCTCAGAATCTCGCGTTGGTTATTCAGATTTTGGGGTTAACCGAAAACGAGCGGATCAATTGCGTTTATTGTTAACCAATGCTGACTTAATCAAATAA
- the mtnN gene encoding 5'-methylthioadenosine/S-adenosylhomocysteine nucleosidase: protein MKVGIIGAMEQEVTILKEAMTNCQTVNKAGCTFFSGQINDVDVVLLQSGIGKVAAAVGTTVLLDEYQPDVVINTGSAGGFDSSLNLGDVVISTEVRHHDADVTAFGYEIGQMAGQPAAFKADEKLMDLAEKALAQMENTHAVRGLICTGDAFVCTAERQEFIRKHFPSVIAVEMEASAIAQTCHQFNTPFVVVRAISDVADKESPMSFEEFLPLAAKSSSEMVFKMLELTK from the coding sequence ATGAAAGTTGGTATCATCGGTGCGATGGAACAAGAAGTCACCATCCTGAAAGAAGCAATGACAAACTGCCAAACCGTAAACAAAGCAGGTTGTACGTTTTTCTCTGGTCAGATTAACGACGTTGATGTGGTACTGCTTCAATCTGGCATCGGTAAAGTAGCGGCAGCGGTTGGCACAACTGTTCTTCTAGATGAATACCAACCTGACGTTGTTATTAACACTGGCTCTGCGGGCGGCTTTGACTCAAGCCTAAACCTAGGTGATGTAGTCATCTCGACTGAAGTTCGTCACCACGATGCAGACGTAACTGCGTTTGGTTACGAAATCGGTCAAATGGCAGGTCAACCAGCAGCATTCAAAGCGGATGAGAAGCTAATGGACCTTGCTGAAAAAGCATTGGCTCAAATGGAAAACACCCACGCAGTTCGAGGTCTGATCTGTACTGGTGATGCTTTTGTTTGCACTGCAGAGCGTCAAGAGTTCATTCGTAAACACTTCCCATCAGTTATCGCAGTAGAGATGGAAGCTTCAGCTATTGCGCAAACTTGTCACCAGTTCAACACGCCATTCGTGGTTGTTCGTGCTATTTCTGACGTAGCAGACAAAGAATCGCCAATGAGCTTCGAAGAATTCCTACCGCTAGCAGCGAAAAGCTCTTCAGAAATGGTGTTCAAAATGTTGGAACTGACTAAGTAA
- a CDS encoding cobalamin biosynthesis family protein has product MEETFQQIYANGALLVMWGALLFHLLIPIPHSAHPVTLWHKFAEQLANKVNTNHSYSQSVISGGLALLVMLLPCLLLLIAMKPLVWQAPLFELALMLIALDWRNNESLAKQLVTAMSNENKAQCRALLKPYLNRDTESLSLLGIGKAGAETIIMGYGRNVVCVLFWYGLTGGIGALMYRLTAELARAWSPSRRQYSPFGKPVIQLTAALEIIPLRLFAMFIGVGKNVSSIFTSMIQQAKSWPLPGPAWLLCSIGNKLQLSLGGPALYQGQRAERAKIGGRIAPSAIHLAQIQTLVVWRIFAWIVIQSLILGLIYQGL; this is encoded by the coding sequence ATGGAAGAAACCTTTCAACAGATCTATGCCAACGGTGCGCTCCTCGTCATGTGGGGCGCATTGTTATTTCACCTGCTTATCCCCATTCCTCACTCTGCTCACCCAGTGACGCTTTGGCACAAGTTTGCCGAGCAACTGGCGAACAAGGTCAATACCAACCACAGCTACTCACAGAGTGTTATCTCTGGCGGACTCGCGTTACTTGTCATGCTTCTGCCTTGCTTGTTATTGCTGATCGCGATGAAACCTTTGGTTTGGCAAGCACCTTTATTTGAGCTGGCACTCATGCTTATCGCTCTTGATTGGCGTAATAACGAATCACTGGCCAAACAACTCGTCACCGCGATGTCGAATGAGAACAAAGCTCAATGCAGAGCACTACTCAAACCTTACCTTAACCGCGATACAGAGAGCTTGTCGCTATTAGGGATTGGCAAAGCAGGCGCTGAGACCATCATCATGGGCTACGGACGTAACGTTGTGTGCGTGTTGTTCTGGTATGGATTGACTGGTGGAATTGGCGCTCTGATGTATCGCCTTACTGCTGAACTTGCTCGAGCGTGGTCGCCGAGTCGTCGTCAATATTCCCCATTTGGTAAGCCGGTAATTCAATTAACAGCAGCGCTAGAAATCATTCCATTGCGATTATTCGCAATGTTCATTGGTGTGGGTAAAAACGTATCAAGTATTTTCACGTCCATGATTCAACAAGCGAAATCTTGGCCACTTCCTGGGCCAGCATGGTTGCTGTGCTCAATTGGTAACAAGCTTCAATTATCACTTGGCGGCCCTGCGTTATATCAAGGGCAACGCGCTGAGCGAGCGAAAATTGGAGGGCGAATTGCACCATCAGCCATTCATTTGGCACAAATCCAAACGCTCGTGGTGTGGCGTATCTTTGCTTGGATTGTTATCCAAAGTCTTATCCTCGGACTCATTTATCAAGGACTATGA
- a CDS encoding TRIC cation channel family protein: MDSMLLYMIDLFGTAVFAVSGVLLAGRLKMDPFGVIVLGCVTAIGGGTIRDMALGATPVFWITDTTYLWVIFITCLLTMILVRRPKRLSWWVLPVCDAIGLAVFVGIGVEKALAYNASGMVAVIMGVITGCGGGIIRDVLAREVPMVLRSEVYATACIIGGIFHTTALTMGYDHSAALLAGVISTLVIRLGAIRWHLSLPTFAINR; the protein is encoded by the coding sequence ATGGACTCCATGCTGCTTTATATGATCGATTTATTCGGTACTGCTGTCTTTGCGGTTTCTGGCGTTTTGCTCGCAGGCCGACTAAAGATGGATCCTTTCGGCGTTATCGTTCTCGGTTGTGTCACAGCCATCGGAGGTGGCACGATTCGCGATATGGCTCTCGGCGCAACCCCTGTATTCTGGATTACTGACACCACGTATCTTTGGGTCATTTTCATCACCTGTTTACTCACCATGATATTGGTACGCCGTCCCAAGCGCCTTTCTTGGTGGGTGTTGCCCGTTTGTGATGCGATAGGCCTAGCGGTATTCGTTGGGATTGGTGTTGAGAAAGCCCTCGCTTACAACGCGTCAGGGATGGTTGCAGTTATCATGGGCGTCATTACTGGCTGTGGTGGCGGTATCATTCGTGATGTTCTGGCTCGCGAAGTCCCGATGGTACTGAGAAGCGAAGTCTATGCGACGGCGTGTATCATTGGTGGTATTTTCCATACCACAGCGTTGACTATGGGATATGACCATTCTGCTGCACTCTTGGCCGGTGTCATTTCAACATTAGTGATCCGCCTCGGCGCTATTCGCTGGCACTTATCTTTACCGACCTTTGCCATTAATCGCTAA
- a CDS encoding LysR family transcriptional regulator, which produces MLLESIETLLVLSKEKTMSHTGSQLYISQSAVSKRIANLEKKLGKKLIEPHGRHIKLTSDAVALIRTIEPTFNELRGQIYDQQELEDTSLIKLDCSETLVAGYLSLIMETQLVQDPYIRISTNHTPRIVENVKSGRATLGFCAGYLPPHHGLMSFHLADEPFSVISKHALDSLPTAILTNDLSNPANTYQQAVLSKHNIQPLMEMDSYTAAAQLALGGMAPALIPKSILKTLKIAPQYCYEFEELSSLIRPISICLRHNAYSNDRIKTMIEAIADVVAKEVLPPST; this is translated from the coding sequence ATGTTATTGGAAAGCATTGAAACACTCTTGGTTTTGAGCAAAGAAAAAACCATGAGTCATACAGGCAGCCAACTCTACATTAGTCAATCGGCCGTAAGTAAACGAATTGCTAATTTAGAAAAGAAACTGGGTAAAAAACTGATTGAACCACATGGCCGTCACATCAAACTGACTTCCGATGCCGTTGCTCTTATCCGTACGATTGAACCCACATTCAATGAGTTAAGAGGACAAATCTACGACCAGCAAGAGCTGGAAGACACCTCGTTAATAAAGCTCGATTGCTCTGAAACATTAGTTGCAGGCTATCTTAGTTTGATCATGGAAACGCAGCTGGTACAAGATCCTTACATTCGCATCTCAACCAATCACACGCCACGCATCGTAGAAAATGTGAAATCAGGCAGAGCAACTCTGGGATTTTGTGCTGGCTACTTACCACCACACCATGGCCTCATGAGTTTCCATTTGGCCGATGAGCCCTTTTCTGTTATTAGCAAACACGCCTTAGACTCTCTGCCAACCGCTATTTTAACCAATGATTTAAGTAACCCAGCCAATACCTATCAACAAGCCGTATTGTCTAAACACAATATTCAGCCCTTAATGGAAATGGATTCATATACAGCCGCAGCCCAATTAGCATTAGGGGGCATGGCACCCGCCCTCATACCGAAATCCATTTTAAAGACGCTAAAGATTGCCCCTCAATATTGCTACGAATTTGAAGAGCTATCCTCTCTCATTCGGCCAATAAGTATTTGTTTACGACACAACGCCTACAGTAATGATCGTATTAAAACCATGATAGAAGCCATTGCTGATGTTGTTGCCAAAGAAGTTTTGCCGCCATCAACATAG
- a CDS encoding TSUP family transporter, with the protein MEITFEVLIALFLVASAAGFIDAMAGGGGLLTLPALLAAGLSPTQALATNKLQSSFGSFSASLYFVRNGIVSLKEMRLAIACTFIGSAIGAEAVQFIDAGILTSLIPVLLIAISLYFLLAPSSKATNDEPKISEAMFALCVGGGVGFYDGFFGPGTGSIFALCFVVLGQFSLVDATARTKILNFTSNIAALLFFILAGLPVWEIGLTMAVGGFIGAQLGAKVVVTKGQKWIRPLVITMSMLMAAKLLWQQHQQWLLSWF; encoded by the coding sequence GTGGAAATCACTTTTGAGGTTTTAATCGCTCTGTTTTTGGTCGCATCAGCGGCTGGTTTTATTGATGCCATGGCGGGAGGAGGTGGTTTGCTGACGCTTCCAGCACTATTAGCCGCAGGTCTCAGCCCAACTCAGGCTTTAGCAACGAATAAACTTCAAAGTTCTTTTGGAAGCTTTTCCGCTAGCTTGTACTTTGTGCGTAACGGTATTGTCAGCTTGAAAGAGATGCGACTAGCCATTGCTTGTACATTTATTGGCTCAGCTATTGGTGCAGAAGCGGTGCAATTCATTGATGCCGGTATATTAACAAGCCTTATTCCTGTGCTTTTGATTGCGATTTCCCTTTACTTTTTACTTGCTCCAAGCTCGAAAGCGACGAACGATGAGCCAAAGATATCTGAAGCTATGTTCGCTTTATGTGTTGGTGGTGGCGTCGGTTTTTACGATGGTTTTTTTGGCCCGGGAACGGGGTCTATTTTTGCACTTTGTTTTGTTGTGCTTGGTCAATTCTCGTTAGTTGATGCAACAGCTCGAACTAAAATACTGAACTTTACCTCAAACATCGCGGCGCTACTTTTCTTCATTTTGGCTGGCTTGCCGGTATGGGAAATTGGTTTGACCATGGCGGTAGGTGGTTTTATCGGTGCTCAGCTTGGTGCCAAAGTGGTCGTGACTAAAGGGCAAAAATGGATTCGACCACTTGTAATTACCATGTCTATGTTGATGGCGGCAAAACTTCTTTGGCAACAACATCAGCAATGGCTTCTATCATGGTTTTAA